The genomic region CTGCGCGCCGAAGCCGTGCTCGACGTGAGCAAGGCGGCGGCGGAGACCGGTCTGGCCGTGCACGGGGTCGTCGCGAGCCCGTTGCCGGGTCCGTCCGGCAACGTCGAGTACTTCCTCTGGCTGCGCAAGGGCGACCCGGTCGACCCTGCGGAGATGGTGCGCACCGCCGTCGAAGAAGGGCCCTGATGAGGGAAGTCCTGCTGGTCGTCCACACCGGTCACCAGAGCAACATCGATCTCGCCCGACAGGTCGCCGGCCGGCTCGCCGTCGGTGGCGTCACGACGCGGGTGCTCGACGACGAGGCCCGCGACCTCGGGCCGTCGTGCTGCACGAAGGTCGTGCCCGCCGACGACCACGCCGCCGAGGGCACCGAGCTCGTGCTGGTGCTGGGCGGTGACGGCACGCTGCTGCGCGGCGCCGAGCTCGCCCGTCCCGCGCGGGTGCCCGTGCTGGGCGTGAACCTGGGCCGGGTCGGGTTCCTCGCGGAGGCCGACTCGGACGCGCTGCACGAGGCCGTGGGCCACGTGCTGGAGCGCGACTACTTCGTGGAAGAGCGCATGACGCTCGACCTGGTGGCGAAGGTCAACGACGAGGTCGTCGTGAAGACCTGGGCGCTCAACGAGATCAGCGTCGAGAAGCTGATCCGCGAACGCATCCTCGAGGTCGTCATCGAGGTCGACGGCCGGCCCGTGTCGGCGTTCGGCTGCGACGGCGTGCTGTGCGCGACGCCGACCGGGTCGACCGCCTACGCGTTCTCCGCGGGTGGGCCGGTCGTGTGGCCAGACGTGCAGGCGATCCTGGTGGTGCCGAGCAACGCGCACGCGCTGTTCGCCCGGCCGCTGGTCGTGTCGCCGAAGTCGCACGTGGCGTTCGAGATCGAGTCGACCGGGCACCCGGCGGCGCTGTCCGCGGACGGGCGGCGCACGTTCGAGCTGCCCGCGGGCGCGCGGATCGAGATCGTGGAGGGCGAGGTGCCGCTCAAGGTCGTGCGGCTGCGCCAGGCACCGTTCACCGACCGGCTGGTCGAGAAGTTCGACCTGCCGGTCAAGGGGTGGCGGGGACCATCGGCAGGCTGACCGCGCCGCTCGGTGCGTCGGCACTGGCTCGTTATGGTGCCACCAGAGACACGCCCCATCCGGAAATGTCGGACCCGACAAGTAAGGTTCGCCCTGTGCTGGCCGAGATGCGCATCAATGGCCTTGGCGTGATTGAAGAGGCCACCCTCGAGCTCGACCCCGGCTTCACCGTCGTGACTGGTGAGACCGGTGCGGGAAAGACCATGGTCGTGACCGGGTTGCACCTGCTCGGCGGAGGCCGGGCGGAGGCGTCCCGGGTTCGCACCGGAGCCGAGAAAGCCGTGGTGGAGGGCCGTTTCCAGGCCCCTGCGGGCAGTCCGGCCGCCAAGGTCGCCGAGGAGGTCGGCGGCGAGGCGGACGAGGACGGCTCGCTGATCGCCATCCGCACCGTGGGTGCCGATGGCCGCTCCCGCGCGCACGTCGGCGGCCGGTCCGTGCCCGTCGGCGTGCTCTCCGAACTGGCCGAGCAGCTGATCGCGGTGCACGGGCAGAACGACCAGCTGCGGCTCATGCGCCCGACCGAGCAGCGCGGCGTGCTGGACCGGTTCGCGGGCGACGACGTGGCCGAGCCGCTGCGCCAGTACCAGCGCATCCGCGAGGAGTGGCTGCGCGTCGCGACCGAGCTGCGCGAGCGCACCGAGCGTTCCCGCGAGCTCGCCCGCGAGGCCGACCTGCTGCGGCACGGCCTCACCGAGATCGACGCCGTCGACCCCAAGCCGGGCGAGGAGCAGGAGCTGCACGACGAGGCGCGCCGCCTGGCCGACGCCGACCAGCTCCGCGAGGCCGCGACCGGTGCCCAGTTCGCGGTGTCGGGTTCGCTGGAGGGCGACCCGGACAACCCCGGCGCGCTGGGCCTGATCTCCGAGGCCGCCCGCCGCCTGGCCGTGTCGGAAGACCCCAAGCTGCGCGAGATGGAACCCCGGCTCGTCGAGGCCGCCACGCTGCTGGCCGACGTCGGCGCCGAGATCTCCGGCTACCTCGACCACCTCGAAGCCGACCCCGGCCGCCTGGAGCAGGTGCTGCAGC from Lentzea guizhouensis harbors:
- a CDS encoding NAD kinase gives rise to the protein MREVLLVVHTGHQSNIDLARQVAGRLAVGGVTTRVLDDEARDLGPSCCTKVVPADDHAAEGTELVLVLGGDGTLLRGAELARPARVPVLGVNLGRVGFLAEADSDALHEAVGHVLERDYFVEERMTLDLVAKVNDEVVVKTWALNEISVEKLIRERILEVVIEVDGRPVSAFGCDGVLCATPTGSTAYAFSAGGPVVWPDVQAILVVPSNAHALFARPLVVSPKSHVAFEIESTGHPAALSADGRRTFELPAGARIEIVEGEVPLKVVRLRQAPFTDRLVEKFDLPVKGWRGPSAG
- the recN gene encoding DNA repair protein RecN: MLAEMRINGLGVIEEATLELDPGFTVVTGETGAGKTMVVTGLHLLGGGRAEASRVRTGAEKAVVEGRFQAPAGSPAAKVAEEVGGEADEDGSLIAIRTVGADGRSRAHVGGRSVPVGVLSELAEQLIAVHGQNDQLRLMRPTEQRGVLDRFAGDDVAEPLRQYQRIREEWLRVATELRERTERSRELAREADLLRHGLTEIDAVDPKPGEEQELHDEARRLADADQLREAATGAQFAVSGSLEGDPDNPGALGLISEAARRLAVSEDPKLREMEPRLVEAATLLADVGAEISGYLDHLEADPGRLEQVLQRQAELKALTRKYAADVDGVIAWAADARSRLDGLDTSEDALAGLAKRRDELAVELAALATQVTAARTEAALELGKAVTEELDGLAMPHASVELGVRPRHAESGDPQALPVGRSILHAGSSGVDEVELRLISHPGAPALPVHKGASGGELSRVMLALEVVLSHSDPVPTLVFDEVDAGVGGRAAVEVGRRLARLARSHQVIVVTHLPQVAAFADRHLVVDKSADGRFTRSAVRKLDETQRVVELARMLAGMDSTDTGRAHAEELLAAAKADKTAAPVVRRRKKKG